The Bacteroidota bacterium genome includes the window TGCCCCGCAAACATGAGTGCCTCCCATATTTGTCCTTCCTGCAATTCGCCATCGCCACAAAGGCAATATACAGTTTTATTATCTTCATTCAGTTTTTTAGCAATAGCTGCACCCACCGCTACTGATAGTCCTTGGCCCAATGAGCCAGAAGCAATACGCACACCGGGCAAATGCTCGTGTGTGGTAGGATGCCCTTGCAAACGGCTATCAATCATACGAAAAGTAGCCAGCTCTTTTTTATCGAAATAACCACTATGTGCCAGCACTGAATAAAATACTGGAGAAATATGACCATTCGACAAAAAGAAAATATCTTCTCCTTTCCCATCAATATTAAACTTTCCAGGATGATGCTCCATCACACCAAAATAAAGTGCGGTAAAAAAATCGGCACAGCCAAGTGAGCCACCGGGATGACCTGATTTTGCACTTGCCACCATTCTTACGATATCACGCCTAACCTGCGAGGCAATGCTTTTGAGTTCAGTTATATTACTTGTCATAATGTGTGGACGAAATTAGGCAACTTGTAACTTTATATAGCGAAATTAGTTACGATATTTGCACACAAATTATTCCCCATTTTTTGAAAATCAGATTCGTTTCCGTTTTATTTTTTACCTGCATGATTTTTCAAGCCCAGGCACAAAGTGAATTCAAATCATTTTGTGATACTTTTCTTTGTGCGGTCAAAAAAAAACCATCACTTACTGGATATTTAGATGGCCGTCGTTCTTTTGTAAATAGTTTCCCGGCAAACGTATTTGGAATATTTGGCGGGGTAAATTATGGAAAAAGATTAGATGTAGGTTTAGCTTATTACACTACAGCTTTCTCAACACCTTATGATGTTACGATTAATAAGGGAACTGCTTTTGAATATAAAGCACTACGAAAAATCACGTTCGAATATTTAGCTATAAAAGCAGATTATACTTTTTATAAAACCAAGCATTGGGAATTTTCTGTTCCTATATCAATTGGCAGAGGTAATGGCCATATATATAATTACCATACTGATACCAATAAATTATACAATTATACTGATTTAAAAGTTATGCCGCTTGAAATGGGCGTAACTGGTATCTACTTATTTTATGATTGGATAGGACTCTCTTCAGGATTAAGTTATCGTTTGAACTTAACCAATTGGCAATACTTTAATGAGTTTACAGCTCTAAGCTATACTGCTGGAGTTTCTGTAAGGTTCGGTACACTTTGGAGGCATGTCAAAAAGGGTCCGACACATTGGTACAAAGGCTTCCGCGGGGCTTGTTGCTTATTTTAAATTAGGAAGCTACAGATAGGTTTTTCAAATGTTTCATATGCGAAACAAATGCTCCAAACATAGTAGGATACTCATTATAAGTAATGTTAAACTCTTTGCAAGTATCAATCAAAATCTTATTGATTTTGCGGTAATGCACATGGCTAATTTTGGGGAACAAATGATGCTCAACTTGGAAATTAAGACCACCCAATAGCCATATAAGAACTGGATTGTTGGTGGCAAAATTTGTAGTGGTAAGCAATTGGTGAACTGCCCAGTTCTGTTCAATTTTATCATCCATAGTTACTGGGGTAACAAACTCTGTATTCTCAACGATATGTGCCAATTGGAATACAATAGCCAATATTACTCCATTCACAAATGACATAATGCTATAGCAAATCAATACATTTACAAAACCTACATAATAAGAAGGTATAACAAAGAATATAGCAATGTGTGCAAATTTCGAGACCCAGAAATTAATATGCTCGGCCATGTCCATTTTCTTCATCGGTGTATTCTCAGCAATTTTCCCTGTAAAATACTTTTTAAAGTCGCGGTAAAACACCCAAAAAAAGTATAATAAGCCATAAGCAAACATACAATATATATGTTGGAAACGGTGGTACCACTTATGTTGTTGTTCTTTGTGCAAACGCATAAAAGGTTTGATGTCTATATCATCATCCATACCTTCAACATTGGTATAAGTATGGTGATTTTGATTGTGTTTCTGTTTCCAAAGGAATGAGTTACCGCCCAATACATTTAAGGAATGAGCCATCACTTCGTTCACCCATTTGCTTTGCGAGTAACTACCGTGGGCTCCATCGTGCATCACATTAAAACCAATAGCGGCAACATTAAGTCCGCCAATAGAACACAATGCTACAACCAACCATATTTGAGATGGGGTAAAAAACACCAACCAAGAATAAATGAATGCGAGCGAGGCAATGAGAATTCCTGTTTTGAGGTAAAGCTTCCAGTTACCAGTAGGGTTTATTTTGTTTTGGATGAAATAACCATTAATACGATCACGTAGGGTATTGAAAAATTGGTTATCTTGATTTGCAAATTTAATTTTTGACATGTAAAGTTATATAGCTAAAAAGCGTTGCAAATATAGGTCTAATTTTCCTAGCATTCAGATTTTTTAGTCCACACTTGTATAACATATTGATTTAAAACAAATAACGAATCACGATTACAATTAACGCAATAAGGAACATAAAGATGGAAATACGGTTCATTCCATGCATAAAACGAACATTGATATCAGGCTTAGTACCCGTATTTACAGGCTTTCTGATATATAAATAGATAAGAAATTTATTCCACATAAGGATTTTTGATTTACGATATACCTCGTCGCGGCGATTACGATGTTTGATTATTGATTTACGATCTATGATTTGTTGCTGACGCTTGATTTATTTTTGTCGATAGCTTATGATGCCAAGCCCCTATTCGCCGCGGCGAACTGAATCTTGAATCCTATTCCTTAATAGGCTTATTCTCCAAAACAACTTCTTTTTCCAATTGCTCAGCAGTGATTGTCTCAGGGTTTATTTTTTTCTCTTTTAGTTTTTCTAACGCCGCATTCAATTCATAACCATATAAAATAATGAGGGCATTGAAATAAATAAGAAGCAAAATAACCAATAAGGTTCCTATTGAACCATACAATTTATTATAGGAATTGAAATTGTTTACATAATAGGCAAATATAGCAGTGGCCCCTATTGTGAAAGCAGTGGCCAACAGGATACCTGGGTTGAGCAAATCGAACTTCCTTTTTACAGTACTGCCAAAATAATACATACTTGCGATTACAAGCTGATATAAAAAAATAGTGAAAGCCCATTTCACCACTACCAGCGTGTAATAAGTAAACTTATCTGATATATAATGTTTATGAGCCATCCAGTTCAATCCATACTGCCCCACCGTGAATAAAGCAATAGCGATTACCACCGCTAAAGATAGCAGAAGTGTAAGGTATAATGAAAGTAACCTTCTTTTTAACTCGGTTCGTTTTTCTTCTGCCGAGTCATATAAACTGAATGCCTTGAACATATTAAAAAAAGCATTGCTGGCAAACACCATGGCCGAAAAGAAACCAAATGACAATAAGCCCCCGTGTTGGTTTTTCAATATATCGGTCAATGTTTTTTCGACAGCTTTAAATGCACTTGTTGGAATTAAAGTGCTTAGGTACGACATGATCTCTTTATGAAAATCGCCAATGGGGATAAATGCGATGAGGGTGAAAAAGAAAATGGCGGCAGGAAACAAAGCTAAAAAAAAATTGAAGGCCATTGCCGAAGCCCGCATACTAATATCGTTGTACTG containing:
- a CDS encoding YihY/virulence factor BrkB family protein; the encoded protein is MSWFTNYKKKVFYRAFIRWFNRVSLPGLEKVPIGAIVKYFTFTFQYNDISMRASAMAFNFFLALFPAAIFFFTLIAFIPIGDFHKEIMSYLSTLIPTSAFKAVEKTLTDILKNQHGGLLSFGFFSAMVFASNAFFNMFKAFSLYDSAEEKRTELKRRLLSLYLTLLLSLAVVIAIALFTVGQYGLNWMAHKHYISDKFTYYTLVVVKWAFTIFLYQLVIASMYYFGSTVKRKFDLLNPGILLATAFTIGATAIFAYYVNNFNSYNKLYGSIGTLLVILLLIYFNALIILYGYELNAALEKLKEKKINPETITAEQLEKEVVLENKPIKE
- a CDS encoding DUF6728 family protein, whose amino-acid sequence is MWNKFLIYLYIRKPVNTGTKPDINVRFMHGMNRISIFMFLIALIVIVIRYLF
- a CDS encoding acyl-CoA desaturase produces the protein MSKIKFANQDNQFFNTLRDRINGYFIQNKINPTGNWKLYLKTGILIASLAFIYSWLVFFTPSQIWLVVALCSIGGLNVAAIGFNVMHDGAHGSYSQSKWVNEVMAHSLNVLGGNSFLWKQKHNQNHHTYTNVEGMDDDIDIKPFMRLHKEQQHKWYHRFQHIYCMFAYGLLYFFWVFYRDFKKYFTGKIAENTPMKKMDMAEHINFWVSKFAHIAIFFVIPSYYVGFVNVLICYSIMSFVNGVILAIVFQLAHIVENTEFVTPVTMDDKIEQNWAVHQLLTTTNFATNNPVLIWLLGGLNFQVEHHLFPKISHVHYRKINKILIDTCKEFNITYNEYPTMFGAFVSHMKHLKNLSVAS
- a CDS encoding transketolase — its product is MTSNITELKSIASQVRRDIVRMVASAKSGHPGGSLGCADFFTALYFGVMEHHPGKFNIDGKGEDIFFLSNGHISPVFYSVLAHSGYFDKKELATFRMIDSRLQGHPTTHEHLPGVRIASGSLGQGLSVAVGAAIAKKLNEDNKTVYCLCGDGELQEGQIWEALMFAGHNKIHNLILTVDVNGRQIDGDTKDIMGFQNLRSKFEAFEWKVIDMEGNDMEDVMNKLQEAKTLGQKTGIPVCILMKTEMGQGVNYMMGSHKWHGIFPNAEQTADALGQLEETLGDY